The nucleotide window CGGCTGGATACAGCATTTGTCCAGGGGCCTGATGGTGACCACACAGTGGGAACTTATTTTAGACCCACAGACCAGGATTCAATATGAAGAAAAATGAACGGGCACCTTCCAGATATGGGTGTTCTATGGAGCGCACTCCGCCAACTGAACAAGACTTCATCGAGGTCATTCGTGGCTGCGATGAAAAGGACACTGTAGCTTAACTATATCCATAACGGTGGGAGTGCGCTTCTCGGAAGACGTTTCGATTTTGGGTCGAAGAGCTTCCGTTTCTACTCGGTATCTCAATGACATTTGCCGTTCCGGGTGATCGCTGATGCAGCGGGGAACCCGGCCATCGGTGGAAACGAACGATATGGAGGGACACATGAATTCAATATCGCCTCTGCTTTCAAGTGTATTTCAGGGCGGGAATGCCGCCACAGCACGTCTCAGCGAGACCTTCGATCGAAAGGCTGCGGCCATTTCGGCAGGCAGCAATTGGAGGGATTCGATTGTTGATCTGGCGAAACTCATCGGCATGAACGGCGATCTGGCCAGCCGGAGGCGGCTCGCGACAGAGCTCGAGTTTTTCGGCGACTTCAATGACACGGCCATGATGAATATCTTCCTCCACAATCGCATCATCCTGACGATCGTGGAGAATCACGCCGTCGATATTGCCTCGAAGCTCGACCAGCTTGTGGGCGATCGCGCTGCCGAGCTGGACTGGCGGGACTCCGTGGTTGATCTGATGACCCTCTTCGGGTTGCACAACAGTGTTGCCAGTCGCGAACAGCTGGCCACGAAGCTCGGCTACACCGGCGAGCTTGGCACCTCAGGCACGATGAACATGTGGCTGCACGAGCGCCTGATCATCTTGATTGTGGATCGGGGAGGCACACTTCCTGACGAACTTGCGCCGAAATCACAGCGAACGCCGAAGCAAAGGGTGGAATCGCTCTGCAGAACCCTGAAGACCAAGGATACACTCGTGCCAGCGCTCGTGGCCATCTGGGAGCGACGCAAGTCTGGGAAACCCTTCCGGAACGACTTTGAAAATCGCCTTTATGGCATCTTCAACAGCCTCAGCACCGAGGAGCAAGAGGGACTGGGACGTGCCTTCGATGGCTTCACCGCATTTCGCAGGAACGGGCAGGGTGAATGTCTGTTCTCCAACCACCTGGCCGATGCGGTGCGAGACGAACCACCTGAGAACAATGACTTCGCAGCGGCGCTCCTCGGTCAGGGACTTGCGCTCTCAATCAGGCAGGACTTTCTCCATGCAGCTGGCAAACCGGGCCCGGGTCAGGTGCGTCCCTGGCGAAAGGGCAGCAGCACTTTTGAGGGTGGGGCGGGACCAGAGGGACCCTGGCCATGGCTCACGAGCCTCAGTTTCGGACCACCCGACACACCGTACTGGTTCGGCAACCTCCAAAGCGTCAGACCAGTCCCGCCTGCATCAGCTCATGCATGGGCGGAGCATCAATTCGAGAAAGTCTGCAGCTTCACTCCTCTACCAACCGGGGGCTTCGACCAGCACTGCGTCCGGAAGGTCCTGAACTCGCCGCCACCGTCGGGCGGCATGCAATTGCCGCCCTCACTGGAGTGTGAAGGCGGAGTGCACTACACGATGCCTCGAAACGAATGTCTTCGCATACCTGCGCGGCAGGCTGGCAATACGATATGGCTTCGTGGCTTCAATTTCATCGCGACCCATGTCAACGTGCATTTCCAGTCCATGGAAGTCCCCGCACGGAGGGGCTTCATCGAGGATTGCCTCGTCTTCGGTGACAATAAAACCCCGGTGAGGAACGAGCAGGGCAAGGCGATTGTTGACATGCGGGTGAAGGATGACGTTGCGGTGCAACTCCCGATGAGATTCCAATCTCCGGACGGAACAGAGTCGCCATTTCCTCCGGGCCTTTACGAGATCTGGATCAGCGTGGGAGAGCTTCCATCAAACCGGCTCGTGCTGCGCATCGAACCGGATGAGAATACGCAATTCGATTTGGAGTGCGAAGGGGGGCGATGCATCAAGGAGACTCCGGGCCTCGGCGACGATGAGGTTTCGTGGACGGCCTTTGTCGGTCATCTGGTCCCCAATCACGAGAATACAGGCAGGACTCGTGCCAAGACTGTGAAGGTGCAAATTGACCGCGAGCCTTGGAAGGACATCGACGACGACGGCGACAACAACGGGGAGGTGCACAGCCCGACCAAGTTCTTTCCGACCGATGCCGATCTGGCCGGCGGCGGCCCGGCTGGGTTCCTGGCCGGAGGCGTCAGGGTCATCTCGATCGTCGGCTTCGAAGTCGACTCCGCAGTCGCCGCGGAAAAGCAGATTCACGGTTTTTCCGACGCATTTACAAAGGTGCTGACGGAATTGGCGAATTCATCCATCTCCTCGCTTGAGGGTGACACGGACGGCGTAAACTTTCTTGGCGTTGTGGAGAAGTTCGTGGAGACGGCCGCAGGAGGTCCCGGGGTCGTAGGTGCTGCGTCCCTACTGGCTACGGGACACTACATGATGGCGGCCATGGCTGCCGCGATCGTCGCCAGCGCTGCCTCCCTTTGGGCAGTGTGGGCGCCCGCAGACCTGATCGCGCTGGATATCTTCGCTCTCAACGCCAGGGAATGCTGGGACAGAACTGATGCTGACAAGCCTCTACCGCCCGATATGGCCCGTCAGTTCCGCAATGAGTTCGACGATACCGACGTGCTCGTGACGGTGCTTGAACGGCAGCTACCGAAGACCCCACAGAGCGAGAGTATTGGGCCAGTAGCGATATGGAAGCATGAGGTCCAATACAGAACCCAGCACGACGGCGACGAATTCTCCAATTATCTCCTGCGGTTCAAGCTCACGCGCCGCGTGATTGTGTAGCACGAGCATTGAGGCAAGCCGATCCGAAGTCCACGAATGCCACGGATACATCCGTGTTCGTGGACTATTTGCCGGGACGCACCAGCGTCGGAAACTGCGGCTGCACCGGCACAAAGCGCAATCCTGGATCACGTTGCGGCATCTTTGCCTTTGGTGACGCAGACGGAGTCTTCGTCGGCATGGGGAACTGGGAGGCGTACGGCGAATGCACCCAGCCGGAGAGACGGACACCTCCGGGAGTGACTGCGTGATAGGTGCCTGGAGGAAGTATGGCGGCGCTCGTACCCTGGGGCGTGGTGGGAACGGGAGTCACGTATGCATCCACCGGCTCAGCGGCCATGCTGGCTCTGATGGAAATCACGACAGCCGTCATGAAAACGGCGAGGCCAATGAAGGAAACGAGCTTCATGACAGTCCTTTCTTTGGTGAAGATGATCCTACCAAAAGAAAGGACGTCTGACGATGCTTTTCCTTGTTACTTTTGCGTAGATTCTTTCTCACCCATCCAGCCCATGCTGGTCATCCACTCGCCCACGCGCACGAGCCACTGGTCCACGGGTTCGTTCTTGGTCTTCATGCCGAAGCCGTGGCCGCCCTTGGTGTAGATGTGGAGTTCGGCGGGGAGGTCGAGCTTCTTGTACTCGAGGTAGAGCAGGGCGCTGGCGCTGGCGCTGGTAGCGCCCTTGTCATCGTGGGCGTGAATCAGGCACATGGGAGGGGACTTCTTGGTGACGGCGATCTCGGGGAGGAGCTTGAAGGTTTCCTCCTTGGTCACGAGGTAGGCCGGATACACGGGGATGGAAAAATTCGGGGTGACATCTTCTTTGTCCAGCGCGGGGTCCTGCGTGTAGGTGCGTTCGTTGGGATGCAGGGTGGTCATCACGGTGAGGTGGCCGCCCGCGGAGAAGCCGAGGATGCCGATGCGCTCAGGGTTGATGCTCCACTCGGCGGCAC belongs to Roseimicrobium gellanilyticum and includes:
- a CDS encoding DUF3597 family protein, which gives rise to MNSISPLLSSVFQGGNAATARLSETFDRKAAAISAGSNWRDSIVDLAKLIGMNGDLASRRRLATELEFFGDFNDTAMMNIFLHNRIILTIVENHAVDIASKLDQLVGDRAAELDWRDSVVDLMTLFGLHNSVASREQLATKLGYTGELGTSGTMNMWLHERLIILIVDRGGTLPDELAPKSQRTPKQRVESLCRTLKTKDTLVPALVAIWERRKSGKPFRNDFENRLYGIFNSLSTEEQEGLGRAFDGFTAFRRNGQGECLFSNHLADAVRDEPPENNDFAAALLGQGLALSIRQDFLHAAGKPGPGQVRPWRKGSSTFEGGAGPEGPWPWLTSLSFGPPDTPYWFGNLQSVRPVPPASAHAWAEHQFEKVCSFTPLPTGGFDQHCVRKVLNSPPPSGGMQLPPSLECEGGVHYTMPRNECLRIPARQAGNTIWLRGFNFIATHVNVHFQSMEVPARRGFIEDCLVFGDNKTPVRNEQGKAIVDMRVKDDVAVQLPMRFQSPDGTESPFPPGLYEIWISVGELPSNRLVLRIEPDENTQFDLECEGGRCIKETPGLGDDEVSWTAFVGHLVPNHENTGRTRAKTVKVQIDREPWKDIDDDGDNNGEVHSPTKFFPTDADLAGGGPAGFLAGGVRVISIVGFEVDSAVAAEKQIHGFSDAFTKVLTELANSSISSLEGDTDGVNFLGVVEKFVETAAGGPGVVGAASLLATGHYMMAAMAAAIVASAASLWAVWAPADLIALDIFALNARECWDRTDADKPLPPDMARQFRNEFDDTDVLVTVLERQLPKTPQSESIGPVAIWKHEVQYRTQHDGDEFSNYLLRFKLTRRVIV
- a CDS encoding alpha/beta hydrolase — its product is MKFTSSLLAFALASVVSAHAADPIIVKLWPKGAEEPAGFKAEPEKSEKKQDGIERTSHVSDPTITVYRPEKPNGTAVLVCPGGGYNILASEHEGTMVCDFFVKKGVTAILLKYRVPRRDPQDPSKYPLQDAQRAMGIIRHRAAEWSINPERIGILGFSAGGHLTVMTTLHPNERTYTQDPALDKEDVTPNFSIPVYPAYLVTKEETFKLLPEIAVTKKSPPMCLIHAHDDKGATSASASALLYLEYKKLDLPAELHIYTKGGHGFGMKTKNEPVDQWLVRVGEWMTSMGWMGEKESTQK